Within Actinosynnema pretiosum, the genomic segment ACGAGGGCGAGCGCGTGCTGGCCGAGGCGAGGCGGATCATCGAGGTGCACGACGCGTCGCTGCGCAGGCTGGAGGCGCGGCCGGAGCGGACCATCGTGGTCGGGTCGACCGAGCACAGCGCGGGCCAGGTGCTGCCGGAGATGATCAGGGCGTTGCGGGAGGCGTTCCCGGACTGCTCGACGCGGTTCGAGATCGGGCGGTCCACGCAGCTGGCCGAGTCGGTGCACAGGGGCGCGGTGGACTTCGCGTTCGTGCTCGACCCCGGCGGCCAGGGGCCCGGTCACCTGGTGGGGCGGCTGCCGCTGGTGTGGTACGCGGCGCGCGGGTGGCAGCCGGACGGCGCGAGCGGGACGTGGCCGCTGGTCGCGTTCGAGGAGCCGTGCGGGTTGCGGGAGCGGGCGCTGTCCGTGCTGACCGGCGAGGGGCACCAGGTGCGGGTGACCGCGCAGTCCACGACGCTGGAGGGGGTGCTGGCCGGGGTCAGGGCCGGGTTGGGGGTGGCGCTGCTGCCCAACGCCGGGTCGCGCCCGCAGGGGCTCGTGGTGTGCTCGGACCTGCCGGAGGCGGGCACGACGCACCTGCGCATGGTGTCGCGGCGCGGGCTGGACGCGGACGTGGAGCGGGCGGCGCTGAGCGCGGGCGTGGACTTCTTCGCGCAGCGGCCCCACTTGCAGCTCGTGCCCGGCGCGGGCGCGCACGGCACGGCGGCGGCGCAGGGCGCGTGATCTTCTTGCCGGGGGCCATAACGCGGCACTATCGGAACCCATCGCGCTCTTGTCTTGGACGCCCGCCGAGACCGGCCCATACGTTCGGGGACGTGACCAGCGCACCCGTCTTCACCCAGCAGATCCCCGACACCGCGGCGCGGGGGGTCGAGTTCATCAGCCTCTCGCACCTGAACCCGTCCACCGAGCTGAACCCGGTTCCCACCAGGGGGATCGACCTCGGCTACTTCCGGAAGTACGTGCGGGCGCTGGAGGACGGCGGCTACGACTACACGCTGCTGCCCTACGGCTCGAACAGCGCCGACTCGTTCGTCGTGGCCTCGGCGGTCGGCCAGCTCACCGAGCGGATCAAGCCGATCGTGGCGCTGCGCCCGAACACCACGTTCCCCCTGGTGGCGGCGCAGAAGCTGGCGACGCTGGACCAGCTCACCGAGGGCAGGGCGGTGGTGCACCTGATCTCCGGCGGCAGCGACGCCGAGCAGGCCAGGCAGGGCGACTACCTGCCGAAGGACCGCCGCTACGCGCGCACCGCCGAGTACATCGACCTGCTGCGGCGGGCGTGGGGCGAGCGGGCGCCGTTCAGCCACGAGGGCGAGTTCTACCGGTTCGACGACTTCGGCCCCGGTTTCGCCCCGCACGGCGAGACGATCCCGATCTCCATCGGCGGCCAGTCCGACCAGGCGTTCCAGGTGGGCGGCGAGCAGGCGGACGTGTTCAGCTTCTGGGGCGAGCCGCTGGACGACCTGCGCGGCGAGATCGAGCGAGTGCACGCGATCGCGCGCGCCGCCGGGCGCACGACGTTGCCGAGGATCTGGGTGACG encodes:
- a CDS encoding LysR family transcriptional regulator, producing MANSLDLEHLRTLVAIAECGGFGKAAAVRHISQPALSQHVRLLERGLKRKLFERDGRNMRFTHEGERVLAEARRIIEVHDASLRRLEARPERTIVVGSTEHSAGQVLPEMIRALREAFPDCSTRFEIGRSTQLAESVHRGAVDFAFVLDPGGQGPGHLVGRLPLVWYAARGWQPDGASGTWPLVAFEEPCGLRERALSVLTGEGHQVRVTAQSTTLEGVLAGVRAGLGVALLPNAGSRPQGLVVCSDLPEAGTTHLRMVSRRGLDADVERAALSAGVDFFAQRPHLQLVPGAGAHGTAAAQGA
- a CDS encoding LLM class flavin-dependent oxidoreductase — translated: MTSAPVFTQQIPDTAARGVEFISLSHLNPSTELNPVPTRGIDLGYFRKYVRALEDGGYDYTLLPYGSNSADSFVVASAVGQLTERIKPIVALRPNTTFPLVAAQKLATLDQLTEGRAVVHLISGGSDAEQARQGDYLPKDRRYARTAEYIDLLRRAWGERAPFSHEGEFYRFDDFGPGFAPHGETIPISIGGQSDQAFQVGGEQADVFSFWGEPLDDLRGEIERVHAIARAAGRTTLPRIWVTFRPIVAETDELAWRKAHEYVARIGETFAKSAYGKQSHHRDAPQNVGSQRALSFAERSELYDRALWTRTAAVTNAAGASTALVGSPETVAAAILDYVDRGADLVSIRGYDTLADAVDYGEHVLPLVRQELAHREATGTRGKLQAEHLGNYGEDYRRFAEAGR